The Paracholeplasma brassicae genome contains a region encoding:
- a CDS encoding permease, with protein sequence MQVVKDIFSFLNDALLKMTWLQTLVDNALVYVFQLNRDSYLFDAVSFFIYDVIKIFILLGTLIYLSSYIQAKFTPERTRQILSKFKGVSGNVFGALLGTVTPFCSCSSIPIFIGFTKAGLPIGVTFSFLISSPLVDLASVILLASIFNWTIAIAYVVVGLLISVIGGTMIDKLKMEKYVESFVYEGALFEEEQSIPTKKERHEYAVVQVKDIYKKVWLFVLIGVGIGALIHGYIPEAWINTVLGNDNPLSVIIAALVGIPMYADIFGTLPIAEALVLKGVGIGTVLAFMMGVTALSFPSLVLLSKVVKKKLLFTFFGIVTLGIIVTGYLFNLLGSYFI encoded by the coding sequence ATGCAAGTCGTAAAAGATATTTTTTCATTTTTAAATGACGCACTACTTAAGATGACGTGGTTACAAACACTTGTGGATAACGCATTAGTTTATGTGTTTCAACTGAATAGAGACAGCTATTTATTTGATGCCGTGTCATTTTTCATTTATGATGTGATTAAGATTTTCATTTTACTCGGGACGTTAATCTATCTGTCTTCCTACATTCAAGCCAAATTTACACCAGAGCGTACCAGACAAATACTCTCTAAATTTAAAGGCGTTTCTGGTAATGTGTTTGGGGCACTATTAGGTACAGTGACACCATTTTGTTCGTGTTCCTCAATTCCAATCTTTATCGGGTTTACTAAAGCTGGACTACCAATCGGGGTAACATTTTCATTTTTGATTTCTTCTCCACTGGTTGATTTGGCCTCGGTGATTTTATTAGCAAGCATCTTTAATTGGACGATTGCGATTGCATACGTCGTTGTCGGTTTGCTTATTTCGGTTATTGGCGGGACGATGATCGATAAACTAAAGATGGAAAAATACGTAGAATCGTTTGTTTATGAAGGGGCACTTTTTGAGGAAGAACAATCAATACCTACTAAAAAAGAACGTCACGAATACGCGGTTGTTCAAGTTAAGGACATCTATAAAAAAGTATGGCTCTTTGTTTTAATCGGTGTCGGTATTGGTGCGTTAATCCACGGGTATATTCCTGAGGCTTGGATAAATACAGTGTTAGGGAATGATAACCCGTTGTCGGTGATTATTGCGGCACTTGTGGGTATTCCAATGTATGCGGATATTTTTGGGACGTTACCGATTGCAGAAGCGCTTGTCTTAAAAGGCGTTGGTATCGGTACGGTATTAGCCTTTATGATGGGGGTAACGGCATTGTCGTTTCCATCGCTAGTTTTACTAAGTAAGGTGGTAAAAAAGAAATTGTTGTTTACATTCTTTGGAATTGTTACGCTAGGTATCATTGTTACGGGGTATTTATTTAATCTTTTAGGCAGTTATTTCATATAA
- the leuS gene encoding leucine--tRNA ligase: MEYNFLEIEKKWQKYWLDHKIFKTENDQIKPRYYVLNMFPYPSAQGLHVGHIESYTATDIMSRFKRMQGYNVLHPMGWDAFGLPAEQYALQTGNDPREFTYQNIGNFKRQVIEAGIGIDWDREFATADPEYFKWTQFIFTKLYEHGLAERKDVEVNWCEALGTVLANDEIEIKDGMMVSERGKYPVAKKAMKQWVLKITNYAERLLNDLDLLDWPEHIKEMQRNWIGKSVGAKVNFKVANSDHSFDVFTTRPDTLFGVSYCVLAPEHPLVLEITSMDEYETVKNYIEQTKQKTDLDRGDLNKDKSGVFTGAFAINPVNNKKVPIWIADYVLASYGTGAVMAVPQHDTRDFEFANKYGLDFIRVIDSEDDGCFTGDGIHINSDFINGMNNEESIETVINYLEDNGFGKKEINYRLRDWVFSRQRYWGEPFPVAFDEEGNTITLDLEELPLELPKMFNIKPSGTGESPLANAYEWVNFKKDGKHYRRETNTMPQLAGSSWYHMGYVLKTLIGFIPLNTEEAKKELDKWLPVDLYIGGAEHAVGHLLYSRFWHKFLYDLGMVSSVEPFTKLINQGMILGDDNTKMSKSRGNVVNPDDVISKYGADTLRLYEMFMGPLEQDKPWSTEAIDGAKRFLDRVWRMYFLPITDEVEALEFTYHQTVKKVTEDYQKQAFNTAIAQMMIFVNDVYRKKTFSRAQAIGFLKLLNPIAPHITEELYQTVFNKKDPLTYQEWPSFDETKLILDEVEVVVQVNGKLRDRMKASLDLSNDEVKKMALGLENVVKHLEDKEIVKIIIIPNKLVNIVIKG; the protein is encoded by the coding sequence ATGGAATATAATTTTTTAGAAATCGAAAAGAAATGGCAAAAGTATTGGTTAGATCACAAAATTTTTAAGACTGAAAACGATCAAATCAAGCCAAGATATTATGTGTTAAATATGTTTCCTTACCCGTCGGCACAAGGCTTACACGTGGGGCATATTGAATCTTATACAGCGACGGACATTATGAGCCGTTTTAAGCGAATGCAAGGCTATAACGTCTTACACCCAATGGGGTGGGATGCGTTTGGATTACCAGCAGAACAATACGCACTTCAAACCGGAAATGACCCAAGAGAGTTTACCTACCAAAACATTGGAAACTTCAAGCGTCAAGTCATTGAGGCAGGTATTGGTATTGATTGGGACAGAGAGTTTGCGACCGCTGATCCAGAGTATTTCAAATGGACACAGTTCATTTTTACCAAGCTATATGAACATGGCTTAGCTGAACGCAAAGACGTTGAGGTCAACTGGTGTGAAGCACTAGGGACTGTGTTAGCCAACGATGAAATCGAGATTAAAGATGGTATGATGGTCTCAGAGCGTGGGAAATACCCGGTTGCTAAAAAAGCAATGAAACAATGGGTGTTAAAAATCACGAACTACGCGGAACGTCTACTAAACGATTTGGATTTACTTGATTGGCCAGAACACATCAAAGAAATGCAAAGAAACTGGATTGGTAAATCGGTTGGTGCGAAAGTCAACTTCAAAGTAGCCAATAGCGATCATTCGTTTGATGTTTTTACAACAAGACCTGACACACTGTTTGGGGTTAGTTATTGCGTACTCGCACCGGAACACCCACTTGTCTTAGAAATTACGTCGATGGACGAATACGAAACCGTTAAGAACTATATTGAACAAACCAAACAAAAAACCGATTTGGATCGTGGTGATTTAAACAAGGACAAATCCGGTGTGTTTACGGGTGCGTTTGCGATTAACCCAGTCAATAATAAAAAAGTCCCTATTTGGATTGCAGACTACGTGCTAGCAAGCTATGGGACAGGTGCGGTGATGGCTGTGCCACAACACGACACCAGAGATTTTGAGTTTGCCAATAAATATGGCCTTGATTTTATTCGAGTGATTGACTCTGAAGATGATGGTTGTTTTACCGGTGATGGTATTCACATCAACAGTGATTTCATCAATGGAATGAACAACGAAGAATCCATTGAAACGGTCATTAATTACTTAGAAGACAACGGGTTTGGTAAAAAAGAGATTAATTACCGCCTAAGAGACTGGGTATTCTCAAGACAACGTTACTGGGGTGAACCATTCCCTGTTGCGTTTGACGAAGAAGGAAACACCATCACATTAGACTTAGAAGAGCTACCATTAGAGTTACCAAAAATGTTTAACATTAAACCAAGTGGCACGGGTGAATCACCGCTTGCCAATGCTTATGAATGGGTGAACTTTAAAAAAGATGGTAAGCATTATCGCCGTGAAACCAACACCATGCCACAATTGGCAGGGTCAAGTTGGTATCACATGGGCTATGTTTTAAAAACATTGATTGGGTTTATTCCTTTAAATACCGAAGAAGCGAAAAAAGAATTAGACAAATGGTTACCAGTAGACCTTTACATTGGCGGAGCTGAACACGCGGTAGGTCACCTACTTTATTCAAGATTCTGGCATAAGTTCTTATACGATTTAGGCATGGTCTCATCGGTAGAACCATTTACAAAACTAATCAACCAAGGGATGATTCTTGGTGACGATAATACCAAGATGAGTAAATCAAGAGGTAATGTCGTTAACCCAGATGACGTCATTAGTAAATATGGCGCAGACACGCTACGCTTATATGAAATGTTTATGGGACCACTTGAACAAGATAAGCCTTGGAGTACTGAGGCGATTGATGGGGCAAAACGCTTTTTAGACCGTGTATGGCGTATGTATTTCTTACCGATTACTGATGAGGTTGAAGCACTTGAGTTTACCTACCACCAAACGGTTAAGAAAGTCACTGAAGACTATCAAAAACAAGCATTTAATACGGCGATTGCTCAAATGATGATCTTTGTTAATGACGTCTATCGTAAGAAGACCTTCTCTCGTGCACAAGCCATTGGGTTCTTAAAATTATTAAACCCAATCGCACCACACATCACTGAAGAACTCTATCAAACCGTATTTAATAAAAAAGACCCACTGACGTATCAAGAATGGCCATCGTTTGATGAAACCAAATTGATTTTAGATGAGGTTGAGGTCGTTGTACAGGTTAATGGTAAATTAAGAGACCGTATGAAAGCTTCACTTGATTTAAGTAACGACGAAGTTAAAAAAATGGCGCTAGGTCTAGAAAATGTGGTAAAACATCTCGAAGACAAAGAGATTGTGAAAATCATAATCATTCCAAACAAACTCGTTAATATCGTAATTAAGGGTTAA
- the acpP gene encoding acyl carrier protein, giving the protein MVFERVKQMILSELKVEESKINLEARLQEDLGADSLDAVELIMNIEDEFDISISDEAAQEIKTVGHLVSYIEQAKK; this is encoded by the coding sequence ATGGTTTTCGAACGCGTAAAACAAATGATTTTAAGTGAACTAAAAGTAGAGGAATCTAAAATCAACCTTGAAGCTAGACTTCAAGAAGATTTAGGTGCAGATTCACTCGACGCCGTTGAATTAATTATGAACATTGAAGATGAATTCGATATTTCAATTTCTGATGAGGCAGCTCAAGAAATCAAAACCGTTGGTCATTTAGTTTCATACATTGAACAAGCTAAAAAGTAA
- a CDS encoding U32 family peptidase, giving the protein MKRPEILAPVGTKEAFIAAINAGANAVFLAGQKFGARAYLANFSIEEIKEMVLYAHLRDVLLFVTINTLTFDNEIESLLTFTDELVRCNVDALIVQDLGLIGLLTKRYPNTEIHASTQVNAHNIHHVKFLKELGVKRVILARETSIETIKKIKEEVDIDIEVFIHGALCVSFSGNCLFSSMINKRSGNRGECAQSCRLNYQLIKDKTPISDEAYLLSTKDLMTLDYLNELIDAGVDSLKIEGRMRKYTYVTQVVLSYKHAIEAHMNHKQLAFEQEVDRLKRVFNREFTKGYMFHEIPKDINNDFRPNHMGVLIGKVIDYKEKRVYVRLTESFQVGDGYRLIGDKDYGNVLFNLKIGQTSIEKAKPNDVVNFEVKEEIAVGSDCYKTTDSNLENELDVYLDENYSLIPLSIEVSAFVGMPLIIKVKDNRHNEVYKIGTQVLEEAKKNVMTAEEVKNEVNRFGRSPFFIDSFEFITDNQTFVPIKVLNDLRRDAIIELTELRLNQPGKEIVSDEMSSGFKDVDQAHLVVKVHTLDQLEAAYALGITEIYYDDVLEVNENNYPKATLFKVLKRIIEDNQDYKDDPKVVLNEIGSLGNKQTTKEMIGDEFLNVTNIHTANLVSTYGIKRVTLSSELSYERLKHFTTSYERVYKREPNLELIVYGYKDLMISKYCPVAKNFGYKPNCKLCFKNQYYLQDRQHGKFAMINDGNCNMRIMDSKPLVLLSYLPDILACGINTLRLDFTLESKKETQDIIKAYQLKFQGIESVLTINKISTGRFLG; this is encoded by the coding sequence ATGAAAAGACCAGAAATATTAGCACCTGTAGGCACCAAAGAAGCATTTATTGCGGCAATCAACGCTGGCGCTAATGCGGTGTTTCTTGCAGGACAAAAGTTTGGAGCAAGGGCATACTTAGCGAATTTTAGTATCGAAGAAATTAAAGAGATGGTCTTATACGCACATTTAAGAGATGTGCTTTTATTTGTTACAATCAATACACTGACGTTTGACAATGAGATTGAGTCCTTACTGACTTTTACAGATGAACTCGTGCGTTGTAATGTCGATGCGCTAATTGTTCAAGATTTGGGGTTAATTGGATTACTTACAAAACGCTATCCAAATACGGAAATTCACGCATCAACTCAAGTAAATGCTCATAACATCCATCACGTGAAGTTTTTAAAAGAACTTGGTGTTAAACGAGTGATTCTTGCAAGAGAAACGAGCATCGAAACCATTAAAAAGATCAAAGAAGAAGTTGACATAGATATAGAAGTGTTTATACACGGTGCATTGTGTGTGAGTTTCTCAGGCAATTGCTTGTTCTCATCAATGATTAATAAACGAAGTGGTAACAGAGGCGAGTGTGCCCAAAGTTGTCGCTTAAACTATCAATTGATTAAGGATAAAACACCAATCAGTGATGAGGCATATTTATTATCAACCAAAGATTTAATGACACTTGATTATCTCAATGAACTAATAGATGCTGGGGTTGATTCTCTAAAAATTGAAGGCAGAATGAGAAAATATACCTACGTTACTCAAGTGGTATTATCTTATAAACATGCAATTGAGGCACACATGAATCATAAACAGTTGGCATTTGAACAGGAAGTAGATCGTTTAAAACGAGTGTTCAATCGTGAGTTCACAAAAGGTTATATGTTTCATGAAATACCAAAAGATATTAATAATGATTTTAGACCAAACCACATGGGTGTTCTAATTGGTAAGGTTATAGATTATAAAGAAAAACGTGTCTACGTTCGGTTAACGGAGTCATTTCAAGTTGGGGATGGTTATCGTTTGATTGGAGACAAGGATTATGGCAATGTTTTGTTCAATCTAAAAATAGGTCAAACGAGCATTGAAAAAGCGAAACCCAACGATGTTGTGAATTTTGAAGTTAAAGAAGAGATTGCAGTTGGTAGTGACTGCTATAAAACAACGGATTCGAACCTAGAAAATGAACTCGATGTTTATTTGGATGAGAACTACAGTCTAATCCCTTTATCGATTGAGGTCAGTGCGTTTGTTGGTATGCCTTTGATCATTAAGGTAAAAGATAACAGGCATAATGAGGTTTATAAAATCGGTACTCAAGTGCTTGAGGAAGCTAAAAAGAATGTAATGACGGCCGAAGAGGTTAAAAATGAAGTCAATCGTTTTGGTAGAAGTCCTTTTTTCATTGATTCATTCGAATTTATTACAGACAATCAAACGTTTGTCCCAATCAAGGTTTTAAATGATCTTAGAAGAGATGCAATCATCGAATTAACAGAGTTAAGACTAAACCAACCAGGAAAAGAAATTGTTTCTGACGAAATGAGTTCTGGATTTAAAGACGTGGACCAAGCTCATTTGGTCGTAAAAGTACACACATTAGATCAATTAGAAGCCGCATACGCATTAGGTATTACTGAAATTTATTACGATGACGTATTAGAGGTTAATGAAAACAACTACCCAAAGGCAACCTTGTTCAAAGTGCTTAAACGCATCATTGAAGATAACCAAGACTACAAGGACGACCCTAAAGTCGTACTTAATGAAATTGGTAGCCTAGGAAATAAACAAACAACCAAAGAAATGATTGGTGATGAGTTCTTAAACGTCACAAACATACACACAGCAAATCTCGTTTCAACCTATGGAATCAAACGCGTGACACTATCAAGTGAACTATCATACGAACGATTAAAACACTTTACAACAAGCTATGAGCGTGTTTACAAACGTGAACCTAACTTAGAATTAATCGTGTATGGCTATAAAGACTTAATGATTTCAAAGTATTGCCCGGTCGCAAAAAACTTTGGGTACAAGCCAAATTGTAAGCTTTGTTTTAAGAACCAATACTACTTACAAGATAGACAACACGGTAAGTTTGCGATGATCAATGATGGCAATTGTAATATGAGAATTATGGATTCAAAACCACTGGTACTACTTTCATATTTACCTGATATTCTGGCTTGCGGTATAAATACCCTTAGGTTAGATTTCACACTAGAATCTAAGAAAGAAACACAAGATATTATTAAGGCTTATCAATTGAAATTTCAAGGAATAGAGAGTGTGCTTACTATTAACAAGATAAGTACAGGACGTTTTCTTGGATAA
- a CDS encoding arsenate reductase ArsC yields the protein MIKVAFVCVHNSCRSIMAEGFLRHLGNDVAISMSAGTETYDKPKPMAIEVMTDLGIDMSFSSSKLIDTLPEDLDVLITMGCGVECPAVSARYREDWGLTDPSGGPKEDFIETRNLIEVKVKELIKRIQDGAFN from the coding sequence ATGATCAAAGTAGCGTTTGTTTGTGTACACAACAGTTGCAGAAGCATCATGGCAGAAGGGTTCTTAAGACACCTAGGTAACGATGTGGCAATTAGTATGTCTGCGGGCACTGAAACGTATGACAAGCCAAAACCAATGGCTATTGAAGTGATGACGGATTTAGGTATTGATATGAGTTTTTCTTCTAGCAAGTTAATTGATACATTACCTGAGGATTTAGATGTGTTAATCACCATGGGGTGTGGGGTCGAATGCCCTGCAGTTAGTGCGAGATACCGTGAAGATTGGGGATTAACCGATCCAAGTGGTGGGCCAAAAGAGGACTTTATAGAAACAAGAAACTTGATTGAAGTTAAGGTCAAAGAGTTAATCAAACGAATCCAAGATGGGGCGTTCAATTAA
- a CDS encoding beta-glucosidase, translating into MYDDKINSILEVLTLEEKVSLLIGEDHWRIKAIPKTDLKAVVFSDGPNGLRKEVSTKKQTFMAQSEKAVCYPSLALLGSSFNRDLIYQVGKMIAKEARDQSVDVLLAPGANLKRNPLCGRNFEYFSEDPYLSSECAINYINGVQSEDVMACLKHFILNNNENNRMVSNSIIDDRSLHEVYLNQFKRTITKAKPAALMTSYNKVNGSYVCETDLLKKEIREKLNYKGLVMTDWQAMNDRVASYKHGLDLEMPGGFKPTQIIKAVKNKTLDEKVIDEAVCRIIHTAIQADKNRKPSEFSVLEARKLAKIAAIESFVLLKNNGVLPFKTDKQIALIGKLAKKPRYQGAGSSRVNPREVVSLYDEFIRNGKRFEYAYGYEETTEAVDEALIEEAVTKSRNKSLVVVVLGLYEKEESEGFDRTHLNLPINQLKLMERLIVECKNIVCVIETGSSVLLPFEAGVDAIMLSYFSGEMGDAGLYDVLTGKFSPSGRLQETFLYDLNDLESTKYFNQGINSYYKEGIYVGYKDLLSLGKKSHYPFGFGCSYAKFGYQYVGVDKDIEKLTFRVLVTNTSNIDSKEVIQIYMGKKDSKIYRETYRLVGFNKQMVRQKTTVEFQIDVLLDDLMCYMTTTKQMCLEEGSYEFYIGTSSSNHFKEVSINLAGHSFDQNPNTYPIQMTTKEYLTYFSQPIVENNITSKYHANTTFEDISDRLLGKVLLSVAIKKIKKMSKDDLTVHMMTKAMKAMPLRSLESSTNGFFNQNRVSGLVLMLNRKRILGLIKIIKG; encoded by the coding sequence ATGTATGACGATAAAATCAACTCAATTCTAGAGGTGTTGACACTAGAAGAAAAAGTATCGCTGTTGATCGGGGAAGATCACTGGCGAATCAAAGCGATTCCAAAAACCGATTTAAAAGCGGTTGTTTTTAGTGATGGACCTAACGGATTAAGAAAAGAAGTCTCAACCAAAAAACAAACTTTTATGGCTCAAAGCGAAAAAGCCGTTTGTTACCCGAGTTTGGCACTTCTTGGTAGTAGTTTTAATCGTGATTTGATTTATCAAGTGGGGAAAATGATTGCCAAAGAAGCGAGAGATCAAAGCGTAGATGTGCTACTTGCCCCAGGCGCAAATTTGAAGAGAAACCCACTTTGTGGCAGAAACTTTGAATATTTTTCTGAAGATCCCTACTTGTCATCCGAGTGTGCGATTAACTACATTAATGGGGTTCAATCAGAAGACGTTATGGCGTGTTTGAAACATTTTATTTTAAACAATAATGAAAATAACCGGATGGTTTCAAACTCAATTATTGATGATCGCAGTTTACATGAGGTCTATTTAAACCAGTTCAAACGAACGATAACAAAGGCAAAGCCTGCCGCTTTAATGACTTCATATAATAAAGTAAACGGTTCATACGTTTGTGAGACCGATTTATTAAAAAAAGAAATTAGAGAAAAACTAAACTACAAAGGTTTAGTGATGACCGATTGGCAAGCCATGAATGACCGGGTTGCTTCCTACAAGCACGGTCTAGATTTAGAAATGCCTGGTGGGTTTAAACCGACACAAATCATCAAAGCAGTGAAAAACAAAACGCTGGATGAAAAGGTAATTGATGAAGCGGTGTGCCGGATCATTCATACGGCGATTCAAGCCGATAAAAACCGTAAACCAAGTGAATTTAGTGTCTTAGAGGCTAGGAAATTGGCAAAAATCGCTGCCATTGAATCGTTTGTTTTATTAAAGAATAATGGGGTTTTACCATTTAAGACTGACAAACAAATCGCTTTGATTGGAAAACTAGCAAAAAAACCACGTTATCAAGGCGCTGGAAGTTCAAGAGTAAACCCAAGAGAAGTCGTTTCTCTTTACGATGAATTCATTCGAAATGGCAAGCGCTTTGAATACGCCTATGGGTATGAAGAAACGACCGAGGCAGTCGACGAAGCACTCATTGAAGAAGCCGTCACTAAATCAAGAAATAAATCGCTTGTTGTTGTGGTCCTTGGGCTCTATGAAAAAGAAGAGTCGGAGGGCTTTGATCGAACACACTTAAATTTACCAATCAATCAATTAAAGCTAATGGAACGGTTAATTGTTGAATGTAAAAACATCGTTTGTGTGATTGAAACTGGCTCAAGTGTCCTATTGCCTTTTGAGGCAGGGGTAGATGCGATTATGTTGTCTTATTTTTCTGGTGAAATGGGCGATGCTGGGCTTTATGACGTCCTGACTGGTAAGTTTAGTCCATCCGGACGGCTTCAAGAAACTTTTTTATACGATTTAAATGACTTGGAATCAACCAAGTACTTTAATCAGGGCATAAACAGCTATTATAAAGAGGGGATTTACGTGGGGTATAAAGACCTTTTAAGTTTAGGTAAGAAATCACACTACCCTTTTGGCTTTGGATGCTCATACGCTAAATTTGGTTATCAATACGTGGGTGTTGATAAAGATATAGAGAAACTAACCTTTCGTGTATTAGTGACGAACACTTCGAACATAGATTCTAAGGAAGTGATTCAAATTTATATGGGGAAAAAAGATAGTAAAATCTACCGTGAAACCTACCGATTGGTTGGTTTTAATAAACAAATGGTTCGTCAAAAAACAACGGTGGAATTTCAAATTGATGTTTTATTAGACGATTTGATGTGTTATATGACTACCACAAAACAAATGTGTCTTGAAGAAGGTAGCTATGAATTTTATATTGGTACATCATCGAGTAATCACTTTAAAGAGGTATCAATCAATTTGGCTGGGCACTCATTTGATCAAAATCCGAATACTTATCCGATACAAATGACGACTAAAGAGTATTTAACTTATTTTTCTCAACCCATTGTAGAGAATAATATCACCAGTAAGTATCATGCAAACACAACGTTTGAAGATATCAGTGATCGATTGCTTGGTAAAGTGCTCTTATCTGTGGCAATCAAAAAAATCAAAAAAATGAGCAAGGATGACTTAACGGTCCACATGATGACCAAAGCCATGAAGGCGATGCCATTAAGAAGTCTTGAATCATCGACCAATGGTTTTTTTAATCAAAATAGAGTTTCCGGTCTTGTTTTGATGTTAAACCGTAAACGAATACTTGGTCTTATTAAAATAATTAAGGGGTGA
- a CDS encoding heavy-metal-associated domain-containing protein, whose amino-acid sequence MFLSIYRIKGIHCGSCISRIEKKALSLGAYKASFDIKEMILKVYYEEVIDNQLFVEEVKSMNYQIDFLASYDEDEIT is encoded by the coding sequence ATGTTTCTATCTATTTATCGCATTAAAGGCATTCATTGTGGGTCCTGTATCTCAAGAATCGAAAAAAAGGCGTTATCTCTTGGGGCTTATAAGGCAAGCTTTGATATCAAAGAAATGATTTTAAAGGTCTACTATGAAGAAGTAATCGATAATCAATTGTTTGTAGAAGAAGTCAAAAGCATGAACTATCAAATTGACTTTTTGGCTTCATATGACGAAGATGAGATTACTTAG
- a CDS encoding ArsR/SmtB family transcription factor, whose protein sequence is MNDLTNLFKLFTDENRIEIIKRLIDGETCGCTLIDQMPITQPTLSYHLKMISSAGLSNTVKEGNWVKHHIDLKKIDEMIEFLEELKNREVISCKS, encoded by the coding sequence ATGAACGATTTAACCAATTTATTTAAGTTATTTACAGATGAGAATCGGATTGAGATTATCAAACGATTGATTGATGGCGAAACGTGTGGGTGCACGCTCATCGATCAAATGCCAATTACTCAACCAACGCTATCTTATCATTTAAAGATGATATCAAGCGCAGGGCTTTCCAATACCGTAAAAGAAGGTAATTGGGTGAAGCACCACATCGATTTAAAGAAAATTGATGAAATGATTGAGTTTTTAGAAGAACTTAAAAATAGAGAAGTGATCTCATGCAAGTCGTAA
- a CDS encoding thioredoxin family protein: MEIKVLGTGCASCKRLEAQVIEALKQLNKSEEVIKVTEIKDIMSYGVMSTPALVVDGKVLFSGQVPSVAKLKELLM; encoded by the coding sequence ATGGAAATTAAAGTGTTAGGGACCGGATGTGCAAGTTGTAAACGTCTTGAGGCACAAGTGATTGAGGCATTAAAGCAGTTAAACAAGAGTGAAGAAGTCATTAAAGTGACAGAAATCAAAGACATTATGAGTTATGGTGTGATGAGCACACCGGCACTCGTGGTCGATGGTAAGGTTTTGTTTTCGGGTCAAGTACCAAGTGTGGCTAAGTTAAAAGAATTACTAATGTAA
- a CDS encoding glycerophosphodiester phosphodiesterase family protein: MKDLSFLKNYHICHRGLHDENNNIIENTLTSFDKALEKNYAIELDTNILSCGTVVVFHDRNLKRLVGREDILKDITYEELKDVVIKGTNETIHTLEYVLNYINGRVPLLIELKPFGDKKRHVKEVIRLLSKYPHVYAIHSFNPYIVYQFKKLAPWIIRGQITEYFKNDSLNPIAKQLMKRMTFNFLSKPDFITYGIDDLPNKYVNKAKKKNLVILSYVAKTQAQLDFVKSHYDNAVFESFTPN, from the coding sequence ATGAAAGATTTATCGTTCTTGAAGAACTACCATATTTGTCATCGTGGGTTACATGATGAGAATAATAACATTATAGAAAACACGTTGACCTCATTTGATAAAGCCCTCGAAAAAAATTACGCCATTGAACTAGACACTAATATACTTTCTTGTGGCACAGTGGTTGTATTTCACGACAGGAACTTAAAACGGCTTGTTGGTAGAGAAGATATATTAAAAGACATCACTTACGAAGAACTAAAAGACGTCGTAATCAAAGGTACAAACGAAACCATACACACATTAGAGTATGTCTTAAACTATATCAATGGTCGAGTCCCCTTACTAATTGAACTTAAACCATTCGGGGATAAAAAACGACACGTTAAAGAAGTGATACGTCTACTAAGCAAGTACCCTCACGTCTACGCAATTCATTCGTTTAATCCCTACATTGTCTATCAATTTAAAAAGTTAGCACCTTGGATTATTAGAGGACAGATTACCGAGTATTTTAAAAATGACTCGCTAAATCCTATCGCAAAACAATTAATGAAACGAATGACCTTCAATTTTTTATCAAAGCCTGATTTTATTACTTACGGCATTGATGACCTACCAAATAAATACGTCAATAAAGCAAAAAAGAAAAACCTAGTTATTTTAAGCTACGTTGCCAAAACACAAGCGCAATTAGATTTTGTAAAAAGCCATTACGATAATGCTGTGTTCGAATCTTTTACTCCGAATTAA